The sequence ATATCTTGTGTCATAATTACTATGACTTACAAAAAAGTTAGTAGTTAAACCACCTTCTCCTGAGTTTATGGGAAAGTTTCCTTCTTTTGCTCCATAAACAAAGGCTCTAGTTCCTTCAGGTGAAATAGAACCATCACTCATAGGACCTCTACCTATCAAAGAGTTAGCATAAAATGGTTGTTCTCTTTGTTCCCCAAAAGTAACTGAAAAATCATTTTCAACTTCATCATCATTTAAAACAATATTTGTATGTTTTAACATTAGTTTTGGTTTTTTCATTGGTTGAGCAGGTGAAAAAGAAGCGAAATTTGCTTTATCCCTAGCAGCATTATAAACCCAATCAAGTTTATCCATAGACTCATAAAACTTTTCATCACCAAAGTATTGTCTAAATGGTTCCCTAAACTCTTGGAACACAAACCTTAATCTACCTATTATTGGGTAGTTAACTAAAATTTGATGTTTTCTTTGTACATACTTATCATGAATGTACCACATAAAAATAATTATAGTAAAAAATAATACTATTATTAGCCATGTTTGCATGAATAAATCCTAAATTTTTAATCCAAGAATTATTGCTTAAAAGAGTAGTCAAAAAGTGGTTTTTTTATTTGATATTAAAAAAAGTTAATTGATTTTTAATGGTATGTAAATTGTAAACTCAACTCCATTTTTAATATTTTTTACACTTAATTGACCTTTCATATTTTGTTCAATAATGATTTTACTCATATATAATCCAAGGCCAGTACCA is a genomic window of Arcobacter arenosus containing:
- a CDS encoding glutamate synthase-related protein, whose amino-acid sequence is MQTWLIIVLFFTIIIFMWYIHDKYVQRKHQILVNYPIIGRLRFVFQEFREPFRQYFGDEKFYESMDKLDWVYNAARDKANFASFSPAQPMKKPKLMLKHTNIVLNDDEVENDFSVTFGEQREQPFYANSLIGRGPMSDGSISPEGTRAFVYGAKEGNFPINSGEGGLTTNFFVSHSNYDTRYMKEVKGTPFEEKIFKACKILFNVPVAIDFYRKIIFRKDPLADTYVFNKEKECFYRPNWDAPLDVFPKNVPDDMPDIILQ